One segment of Streptomyces sp. NBC_01463 DNA contains the following:
- a CDS encoding FAD-dependent oxidoreductase translates to MLSTAHHADVVIIGAGIAGLSAAHRLTGAGVSVSVLEAGPRVGGRMMTDEVDGFRLDHIGPLLTTSYPELYATPGLEGLVLRNFDPGVLVHSEGRRHRTGEVRGTRGSRSARGALKAARALASAPRSPAGGALTGAMGGAIDQARLGVALARLAAAPRARVLARPERAALDALSGRGLSARTLNGFVRPLLTALLSDPGLITSSRCADLALRGYASGRLCVPEGGSVTLPDLLAAALPPGTVRTGVHVTAADITSVRTKEHGELGCRSLLLATGAGAAAELLPGLRVPPFHPVTVVHHTAPAPPPTGASLLLDADRSGPVAHTAVMSAVDPARAPHGRTLISSTVLGTPPTDLDRTVRAQLAGLYGVPTDDWELLAVHHDPEAVPAMVSPHDPQRPVRLLAGLYVCGDHRDTGTVQGALSSGGRAAAAILSDLGVRPAPGDSEVLREAA, encoded by the coding sequence GTGCTCAGCACGGCACACCACGCGGACGTCGTCATCATCGGGGCCGGGATAGCCGGCCTGTCAGCGGCCCACCGGCTGACCGGTGCGGGAGTGAGTGTCAGCGTCCTGGAGGCCGGCCCCCGGGTCGGCGGCCGGATGATGACCGACGAGGTGGACGGGTTCCGGCTCGATCACATCGGACCGCTCCTCACCACCTCGTATCCGGAGCTCTACGCGACGCCCGGACTCGAAGGACTCGTCCTGCGGAACTTCGATCCCGGCGTGCTGGTCCACAGCGAGGGCCGCCGCCACCGGACCGGGGAGGTCCGCGGCACCAGGGGCTCGCGCAGCGCGCGGGGCGCACTCAAGGCGGCACGCGCCCTCGCGAGCGCCCCCCGGTCACCGGCGGGCGGCGCCCTCACCGGGGCCATGGGCGGGGCGATCGACCAGGCCCGGCTCGGCGTGGCGCTGGCCCGGCTGGCGGCCGCGCCCCGGGCCCGCGTCCTGGCCCGGCCCGAACGGGCCGCGCTCGACGCCCTGTCCGGCCGCGGCCTGTCCGCACGGACGCTCAACGGCTTCGTGCGCCCGCTGCTCACCGCGCTCCTCAGCGACCCCGGGCTCATCACGTCGAGCCGGTGCGCCGACCTCGCCCTGCGTGGCTACGCGAGCGGCCGGCTCTGTGTCCCGGAGGGGGGGTCGGTCACGCTGCCCGACCTGCTCGCGGCGGCGCTGCCGCCCGGCACGGTACGGACGGGCGTGCACGTCACGGCGGCCGACATCACCTCGGTGCGCACCAAGGAGCACGGCGAACTGGGCTGCCGCTCCCTGCTGCTGGCGACCGGTGCGGGCGCCGCGGCCGAGCTGCTGCCCGGTCTGCGGGTGCCGCCCTTCCACCCGGTGACGGTGGTCCACCACACCGCCCCCGCTCCCCCGCCGACGGGCGCCTCGCTGCTGCTGGACGCCGACCGGTCGGGTCCGGTCGCGCACACCGCGGTGATGAGCGCGGTCGACCCGGCGCGCGCACCGCACGGCCGGACGCTGATCAGCTCGACGGTGCTCGGCACCCCGCCGACCGATCTGGACCGCACGGTCCGCGCCCAGCTGGCCGGGCTCTACGGCGTGCCCACCGACGACTGGGAGCTCCTGGCCGTCCACCACGATCCGGAGGCGGTGCCCGCGATGGTGTCCCCGCACGATCCGCAGCGGCCGGTCCGGCTGCTCGCGGGCCTGTACGTGTGCGGTGACCACCGCGACACCGGCACGGTCCAGGGCGCGCTGTCCTCGGGCGGCCGCGCCGCCGCGGCCATCCTCTCCGACCTGGGCGTACGGCCGGCCCCCGGCGATTCCGAAGTGCTTCGCGAGGCCGCCTGA
- a CDS encoding TIGR01777 family oxidoreductase, with the protein MPHSRIAVTGSTGLIGAALVRSLRTDGHEVVRLVRRPARSGDEVEWDPKRGHVDVAGLVGCDAVVHLAGAGVGDHRWTEAYKREIRDSRVLGTAAIADAVASLDVPPKVLLSGSAIGFYGDTGDRAVDEGAPPGDGFLPSVCVEWEEATAAAEEAGVRTVHARTGLVVAREGGAWGRLFPLFRAGLGGRMGNGRQYWSFIALHDHIAALRHILDTPELSGAVNLTGPSPVTNGEVTAAMGRVLRRPTLFTAPAPALRIALGDFAEDVLGSQRVLPGRLLDSGFAFAFPGVDAAIRAALR; encoded by the coding sequence ATGCCGCACTCCCGTATCGCTGTCACCGGATCGACCGGACTCATCGGAGCGGCGCTGGTGCGCTCGCTGCGGACCGACGGGCACGAGGTGGTCCGGCTCGTCCGGCGCCCGGCGCGGTCCGGCGACGAGGTGGAGTGGGACCCGAAGCGGGGCCATGTGGACGTGGCCGGACTGGTGGGCTGCGACGCCGTCGTCCATCTCGCTGGGGCCGGGGTGGGCGACCACCGCTGGACCGAGGCGTACAAGCGGGAGATCCGGGACAGCCGGGTGCTGGGCACGGCAGCGATCGCCGACGCCGTCGCCTCGCTCGACGTCCCGCCGAAGGTGCTGCTGTCCGGGTCCGCGATCGGCTTCTACGGCGACACCGGGGACCGGGCGGTCGACGAGGGCGCGCCGCCCGGTGACGGGTTCCTGCCGTCGGTGTGCGTGGAGTGGGAGGAGGCCACCGCCGCGGCCGAGGAGGCCGGGGTGCGGACCGTGCACGCCCGGACCGGGCTCGTCGTCGCCCGTGAGGGCGGCGCCTGGGGCCGGCTCTTCCCGCTGTTCCGCGCCGGGCTCGGCGGGCGGATGGGCAACGGGCGGCAGTACTGGAGCTTCATCGCGCTGCACGACCACATCGCGGCCCTGCGGCACATCCTCGACACCCCGGAGCTGTCCGGGGCGGTGAATCTGACCGGCCCCTCCCCCGTCACCAACGGCGAGGTGACGGCGGCGATGGGCCGGGTGCTGCGCCGGCCGACGCTGTTCACCGCTCCCGCGCCGGCGCTGCGGATCGCGCTCGGCGACTTCGCCGAGGACGTGCTGGGCAGTCAGCGGGTGCTGCCGGGGCGGCTGCTGGACTCGGGGTTCGCCTTCGCCTTCCCCGGGGTCGACGCCGCGATCCGCGCGGCCCTGCGCTGA
- a CDS encoding GNAT family N-acetyltransferase, with amino-acid sequence MAESPDLPLPLVRPAVLDDGPALGELDRSTWSTLHAVQPRPQPPYEPFFDDRHRPQDVLVAEAVNPAGETVVAGYVRVVPPTPLACNAHVRQIQGLAVAGWARGRGLGRTLLDAACRAARRQGANRITLRVLGHNAPARALYEDRGFAVEGVLPGEFFLGGRYVDDVMMGRPLGP; translated from the coding sequence ATGGCTGAGTCCCCCGACCTCCCCCTGCCCCTCGTCCGCCCCGCGGTCCTCGACGACGGCCCCGCCCTCGGGGAGCTCGACCGGAGCACCTGGTCGACGCTGCACGCCGTGCAGCCGCGCCCGCAGCCGCCGTACGAGCCGTTCTTCGACGACCGGCACCGGCCGCAGGACGTCCTGGTGGCCGAAGCGGTGAACCCGGCGGGCGAGACGGTCGTCGCCGGGTACGTCCGCGTCGTGCCGCCCACGCCACTGGCCTGCAACGCGCACGTCCGGCAGATACAGGGGCTCGCCGTGGCCGGCTGGGCGCGCGGCCGGGGGCTGGGCCGCACGCTGCTGGACGCCGCGTGCCGGGCGGCGCGCCGCCAGGGCGCGAACCGGATCACCCTGCGGGTGCTGGGGCACAACGCGCCCGCCCGTGCGCTGTACGAGGACCGGGGGTTCGCCGTCGAGGGCGTCCTGCCCGGCGAGTTCTTCCTCGGCGGGCGTTACGTGGACGACGTGATGATGGGCCGCCCGCTAGGCCCGTGA
- a CDS encoding DUF4240 domain-containing protein has product MDETEFWELIDSTREAADGDPEDHADLLVERLVQLDPDSVLDFARHFEARYNRAYRWDLWAAASVLLGGASDDAFDYFRCWLIGQGRELFEGAVHDPDSLAELLDDFDEEMDGDAEELGYAADEAYEQLTGVVTPDLGLPPQAAEPEGTPIGFEDDAALAARLPALWQRFGAG; this is encoded by the coding sequence ATGGACGAGACGGAATTCTGGGAGCTCATCGACAGCACCCGCGAGGCCGCCGACGGCGACCCCGAGGACCATGCCGACCTGCTCGTCGAACGGCTGGTGCAGCTCGATCCCGATTCCGTGCTGGACTTCGCCCGGCACTTCGAGGCCCGCTACAACCGCGCGTACCGCTGGGACCTGTGGGCCGCCGCCAGTGTGCTGCTCGGCGGCGCGAGCGACGACGCCTTCGACTACTTCCGCTGCTGGCTGATCGGCCAGGGCCGTGAGCTCTTCGAGGGCGCGGTGCACGATCCGGACAGCCTGGCCGAACTCCTCGACGACTTCGACGAGGAGATGGACGGGGACGCGGAGGAGCTGGGCTACGCGGCCGACGAGGCGTACGAGCAGCTCACCGGGGTCGTCACGCCTGATCTCGGGCTGCCGCCGCAGGCCGCCGAGCCGGAGGGCACCCCCATCGGCTTCGAGGACGACGCGGCCCTGGCGGCGCGGCTGCCCGCGCTGTGGCAGCGGTTCGGCGCCGGTTGA